One genomic region from Haloterrigena gelatinilytica encodes:
- a CDS encoding NAD-dependent epimerase/dehydratase family protein: protein MDDALVIGGTRFIGRHLVEELLEHGYDVTILNRGTHENPFADDDRVDRVEGDRTNEAALEAAATTVDPDAVFDCVAYQPRDVREATRIFADCEAYVYVSSGSAYGREDIPKREGETPLEPCTPDQATDDSSESYGNRKAEGDRAVFAAAEQGVNAMSVRPPVVYGPHDYTERLDWWIDRVNRFDRVVVPGDGTNVWHRAYVEDVAAALRIVAERGEPGEAYNVGDRRLVTLSEMVELIADQLATDVDIVTAGPRELAAGDIELDDYVLYRDYPHVLSTAKLAALGWEATPPAEAMERAVDAHLESDRDGSEHGPDREAEERVLGILDTF, encoded by the coding sequence ATGGACGACGCACTCGTTATCGGCGGCACGCGCTTCATCGGCCGCCACCTCGTCGAAGAGCTCCTCGAGCACGGCTACGACGTGACGATCCTCAATCGGGGGACTCACGAGAACCCCTTCGCGGACGACGACCGGGTCGACCGCGTCGAGGGCGACCGGACGAACGAAGCGGCCCTCGAGGCGGCCGCGACGACCGTCGACCCGGACGCGGTCTTCGACTGCGTGGCCTACCAGCCCCGGGACGTCCGCGAGGCGACGCGGATCTTCGCGGACTGCGAGGCCTACGTCTACGTCTCCAGCGGCTCGGCCTACGGCCGCGAGGACATTCCCAAGCGGGAGGGCGAGACGCCCCTCGAGCCCTGTACGCCCGACCAGGCGACCGACGACTCGAGCGAGAGCTACGGCAATCGGAAGGCCGAGGGCGACCGGGCCGTCTTCGCGGCCGCCGAGCAGGGAGTGAACGCGATGAGCGTCCGTCCGCCGGTCGTCTACGGCCCTCACGACTACACGGAGCGCCTCGACTGGTGGATCGACCGCGTGAACCGCTTCGACCGCGTCGTCGTCCCCGGCGACGGAACCAACGTCTGGCACCGCGCGTACGTCGAGGACGTCGCCGCCGCGTTGCGGATCGTCGCCGAGCGCGGCGAGCCCGGCGAGGCCTACAACGTCGGCGATCGGCGGCTCGTCACGCTCTCGGAGATGGTCGAACTGATCGCGGACCAACTCGCGACCGACGTCGACATCGTCACCGCCGGCCCGCGCGAACTCGCCGCCGGCGACATCGAACTCGACGACTACGTGCTCTATCGGGACTACCCGCACGTCCTCTCGACGGCGAAACTCGCCGCGCTCGGCTGGGAGGCGACGCCGCCCGCCGAGGCGATGGAACGGGCGGTCGACGCCCACCTCGAGAGCGACCGCGACGGGAGCGAGCACGG
- a CDS encoding RAD55 family ATPase — translation MTSQQRPERSPEYPLECDHCHYPIPGEPEETDDGQFCSTTCLEADEEGDEVPDPSAYKRIVTGVEPLDSLVPNGVPADSFVCLSGEAGTRRSELLTELVWRAVERGEPAVILTATTPPAAVLERFFENGWNVLPALEDDRLRLVDCFTRRLADPDAFRDHRGEWIEFVGEAAADSIVPIEEPTDVEPILRELNAALDDLEMTETGLVAIDSLSELARGLETDHVHEFVTETRATVCKARYVPIFGGRTAGDEGVAIDESIFDGVVDLRLADHLEPDTRLRQLGVRKLTGARFLPQWITYEYEPVRGLLASVVETAGQATPGGPPSREMQGVRERR, via the coding sequence ATGACGTCACAACAGCGGCCGGAGCGCTCTCCCGAGTATCCCCTCGAGTGCGACCACTGTCACTATCCGATCCCCGGCGAACCCGAAGAGACCGACGACGGGCAGTTCTGTTCGACGACCTGTCTCGAAGCCGACGAGGAGGGAGACGAGGTGCCCGATCCGAGCGCGTACAAGCGCATCGTCACGGGCGTCGAGCCCCTCGACTCACTGGTACCGAACGGCGTCCCCGCCGATTCGTTCGTCTGTCTGTCGGGGGAGGCGGGGACCCGCCGGAGCGAACTGCTGACCGAACTCGTCTGGCGCGCCGTCGAGCGCGGCGAACCGGCCGTCATCCTGACCGCGACCACGCCGCCGGCGGCGGTCCTCGAGCGCTTCTTCGAGAACGGCTGGAACGTCCTGCCGGCCCTCGAGGACGACCGTCTCCGACTCGTCGACTGCTTCACTCGCCGGCTCGCCGACCCCGACGCGTTCCGCGACCACCGCGGCGAGTGGATCGAGTTCGTCGGCGAGGCCGCCGCCGACTCGATCGTCCCGATCGAGGAGCCGACCGACGTCGAGCCGATCCTGCGGGAGCTGAACGCGGCGCTCGACGACCTCGAGATGACCGAGACCGGGCTGGTCGCGATCGATTCGCTGAGCGAACTCGCTCGCGGCCTCGAGACGGATCACGTCCACGAGTTCGTCACGGAAACGCGGGCGACGGTCTGCAAGGCGCGGTACGTGCCGATCTTCGGCGGCAGGACGGCCGGCGACGAGGGCGTCGCAATTGACGAATCGATCTTCGACGGCGTCGTCGACCTGCGGCTGGCCGATCACCTCGAGCCGGATACGCGACTCCGGCAGCTGGGCGTCCGGAAGCTCACCGGCGCCCGCTTTCTCCCCCAATGGATCACCTACGAGTACGAACCGGTTCGGGGCCTCCTCGCGTCCGTCGTGGAGACCGCCGGACAGGCGACGCCCGGCGGCCCGCCGTCGCGGGAAATGCAGGGCGTCCGGGAGCGGCGCTGA